ACTTAAATTATGATGCAAATGCGAAACACATCCCTCGCTAACCGGTCTTCTCCTATACAAATGACTGTCCGTCTCCCCTCTTGAGGAAGTTACACCCCCGCCTCGTCCTGAGTTGCCAAAAATATAATCCGCAAACTCGTCAGTACCTGTTGAATCACTGGTGCTATCGGTGCTGCAAGAACATTCATCAGAATTGTTGCTGAGGAGAGATGAACTATCACTTGATGAGTCTTCTTCCATGATACTTTTCATGCGATGAAACTTCGAATAGATAGTTTCTAAGGCAGGTAGATCATATGGAGAGACTGAATTAGTCATGCATTCGGCATAATCAGAATGTGAAGATGAATGTTTGTGTTTCGTTGTGATGGTTTTTCCATGGACTTTGACTTTTGAATCTGACACTATCATGTCTCTGATTAATCTTGGGGCCCTAGGTGAGCACCTGCAAAGTGATTCCAGTTAGAGGTACagtgaaaaacaaattaaaaagaaaagattGCGATATAGAGAAAACAAGATATTAGTTACTACCATGAAAAATTATGATATAAAACAGATGAGTTACCTTGCATACAAAAGTATGTACGCGCCTTTTGTTAAGACTGTTTGCAATTCAACAGGCGTCACCTGTGGAACAAATAGGAGAGATGGTTAAATGAGTTCAAGGTAACAGCTTCATTGGAAATATCAGcagataaaacaaaattattgtcATTAATTAATAAACACTggctttatattaaaaaaatccatAATCACATTTTGGTATTGGTATTCTGGGTATAATTGTTGATAAATCTTGTCATGGAATTTGGACATCATCTAACTCAAGCCCTAAAAGCAAAGGTAATTAACGGTTCGAACAGTTGAACTTGTGTCCAGTTTAATTGAGCCTCAATCTCATTATTTCTCATATACACACAACCaatgaaaaaacgaaaaaaaccaGTGAAAACCAGCGGTTTGACCGATTTAACTTGTTGGACCGTACTTTggtactaaaaaaaaaaaaaagaccaaAACGGCGTCAAATTGTTAATCTATCGTCCACCTCATCAACATATCCACCAACAGAGCCCCATTATTATTCCATTCACACTCAAAACTGCTACCGCAGCCCCAAAACTCCCATCAACAATTTTTAAAATCTAAACCATAAAATTGGTAGGTTTATTCCTCACAACCATAGTTGAAAAGATCAATAAAAAAAGTACTACTATATTGTAATTTAAAGACTAAGAAAAAAGAAAGtgcaagattaaaaaaaaaaagtatactaGTGTGTTGTATGTAACTTGGAGTATTTTGATATTTTCTACTGGACTTGAATTTTTAATTCTTCAAAAGTCATAAAGCTAAACATTaactttttgttattattttttaatatactgtatgaaaattttaaaataaacataattATTAATACCGGTTCTACCCCAACCGGACCTTTAAACCTAGAACCAGTATCCTACACCAGTTCAATGTCAGTTTCGGCTCTAAGTATTTTGCTAAAAACTAGTAGGAAGTCCCTCCCCTTTATAAGAGCATTATACTTGTGGTCATATGCCTAGATGTCAAGTCAATGTGGGACTAAACATAGGCCTTCACACCCACCAACATATTAAAGATGCTTGACGCTACGATTAAAGCAATCCAACATAGCCCCAATAAAGGTGGCCTACAGATTTAATGATTATAAAATCAGGTTGTATTGGATAACTGCAGACTAAAATTTCAATTTATAAGCCTGTTAAGACAGATCACTAATTAAAGAAAGCATAAATTCACAGAAATACAACCAAATATTTATATTCAAATAAATGGAAACGGACACATACCACACTGTCATCAACCTTGAACCAACTGTTTTGGAAATTCTTCACATAGGACACATAGTGACCTGAAAAAGCAGCATTCATGGTATCCAAGTGTACGACGACTCCGTACAGCCGGTATATAGCCAAATCACTAGACCCACTCATGAAAGGTGCCAAGTCAAGTATTTCAGGAAACCGAATTGGCTTATTGAGCTTCCCATATTTTCCAGACTGCAACACATAACTGAGTATTAAATATGCATACAATATGTATGGTAAAATAGTTTCCTTGCATTTAACATATATACCCGAAATCTCTTCAATGCAATTGTAAGAACATTAGGTGCCTCTGAAACTGCCatttgcttcttggctttctcataAGATTTACATCTGTTTAACATGAAAGCAGGTTATCAGTAATAAGAAACTCCTTCGATAACCAAAAAAAttgaaagacaaaaaaaaaaaaaaaaaaaaaaaaaaaaaactacgccAAAGGTTTCAACAATAAAcacatcaaaaatcataaaaagaaaGCAAGTGGAAAATAACAATCATTGAACAAGAATACAGGGGAAAAGAAACAATCTAATCAAAACACGAGTGATGTGTTTCACCTTCCAATTAAATTGATCGGCACTATCCAAATATATAGCGTATGATTTTAGTCCTCGTAAAAAATTAGGTCACGAACAAGCATTTTAAACCTCGTTTAAGATTTTTATACATGCCATACAATGAAAGTAGCCCATGAACAAGCATTTAAAACCTTagaaagatattttttataaataatatttttgagaAGTTCGTTATATCTATATTTTCTATACATAAGATAAGCTCCTTTTtcaattcaaatcttttaaaaatattgtttGGTCTAAattattcttttcaaaagaagtcAAAAATAAGTCCAGCCAAACCGAGCTCAAATTTCCAAACACCAATGAATCAAGTCCATCATTATCTCTGATccatttaaattttcaaaattagatTCCCTCTAATTTTTGGGACCAGATATGGACAAGACTAAACATCTGTTTTGTTAGACAGCTTTAATGTAGGCTTGGTTAAAAGCTAATAGAGAGACGTAAATATCACACAAAAATCTATAACTGTAAGCCCCCAATATATTCGTTCAGCCTTATATAGCCATTAAAAGCAAGAGTAGGACATGATAATATTGAAAATTTCTGAAAAGGGTCCTACCTGGCACAGTGGTACTTGTTTTCTCCATCCAGAGTCTCAGTGCTTGTAAACTGTCGAAGTGCCTCCTCCAAGGATGCTATCTCCCCTTCTATCTCAACAGTCAAATCCATCATCCTTTCTTGACGCTCAGATTTCCCTCCACATTTCATGCATTTAATCTGCCAACATATCATCAGTATTATTTCATTGCTCGTCTTGCTTAGATCAGTGAATGCTAGTTTACAGTAATAATAGCATTATCTATTTCGAAAACAAGTCAACACTGTATTGCGCCTATTAGTTGGAGACGTATAAAACCATAACAGGTGGAtgcattatacatattaattttTTCGAATAGGGAGACAGAAAAAGATTACCTTTGATCGTAGGTAGCCTCCAAATGTAAGACCAACTAAATTAGTTTGCTCTTTTAATGCGTCTGATGCATCAACCCCACATTCCATAACACAGATAGATTGCATTGTTTCAACCACATGCCTGTACATATTCAACTACACTAGCGTAAGATATAACAAGAATTCTAAAATATCAATTTACTCAGATTAAAAGATGTAAACCGCACCTTAGAAATTCATGTGCATCTTCTTCTCTTCCATTACCAAGTTGACTTCCAATATTCTGTAGTTGAGAGAGTATGCCTATAGGCGAGAGAGGATGTTTTGTGTCTTTTGActtcaaaatcaaactttcaaactCACAAGTGAAACACCATTTTTTATTCACACCTAAAATTGTCATGAGAAATTAACATAGGGGAACAGTTACACGAATAGTAATCATGTTTGCCAAGTGCTGCGTTAAATATTAAACTGACTGCATACATACATGATTTAGAATGTAGTCCTTGAAGCAAATATGCAGTCAAGGGTGGCGTAAGTACCAAGCACTGGAGCACAGCATTTGCAAAACAACTGCAAAACGGTAGTAAaattatgaaaatgaaaaagtaaatcctaaaaatattaaaatgtctGTGTTTGGgcacgtgtgtgtgtgtgtgtgtgtatataatgcaACAATTATCTATTTCTCATTAACAACTTATTTCAAATTACCTGTTTCCACAATTTGTAAGACCAAACGGTTGGAAATCCACTCTGTTCCAGTTATAAAGCTTGACAAACAGATCATATGGAAAAAGACCCTGCAGCAATAGTAAATAGATCCTGTAAGAAAAACATTTCCTTAAGGTCCCAAAAAACATAAGAGATTGTTTAAAAATAACCTTGTCACTGTATTTTCCAGCAACATCACTCCCAACATCTATTGGAAAATGCTTAGTCATATCTGATCCCCTAAACTGATCAATGACTTTCACAACAGATGTTTTAAGGCCATCCTTGGAATTTGGAGAACCGTTAGTAGTCTGAGACGAATTAGCAGCATTGGAATGGGTAACATTGTTCATAGATTTTGAACTATAATGTAAATGCTCATCTTCAGCTCTAGAAACTAACTTCGTTTCAGTAGATCTCAAGCTACTTCTGGGGTTAATCACAACATGATTCGATACATTAGAGCCCACAGTGTGCAAGTTATGGATGCTTGAGGCATCTGCACGACGTGAAGAATCAAGATCTTCATTCTCGGAAGATGCGAATCCTTCATTTTGCATATTTTTCCTAACATTTGAGTGAGATGGAAGAGGGTCACCAAAAGAGTCATCTTTTGTCCCTTTTAAATCAAGAGTGCAATTCCAAAATCCAGAAGACACTTTAGAAGGCTCCGTTGTTCCCCCTTTCTGCACCATCAGACCAGAACTATCATTTGATGCGAGCTTACTCTCCTCTTTACCAAAAGCAGGTCTGGCAGATTCAACCAAATGAGCAAACTTTGGTGACAATGGGATGGTTGCACCAATGCAATTACCATTTGATGAGTTGCCAGAGATGTCAAAAGCACGGTCAGTACAAATATGTCCCTCGGATCGCTCATGATCATTTGAGATGATACTCTCACAAACAGATGAATCATCAGACGATTCATTAGCACCAGTGGAAGCAGAGAATCCAGAAAAAGAGTTGCATGATAATTCAGAATTAGAGTCTATGATGTTCTCCTCTACAAGAGAATCGACTCTTGCCTTATCATTCCCTTCGCATGAGGTTCTGGGAGAATGTTTTATATCCAACAATGGGGGTTTCTCATAGGGCTTTGCAACCTCTGTGCTTTCAATCCGAGACTTCTCGTCATTGATTCCTCTATAGTCTGGCTCAGCTACCTTCTTATTAATATCTCTTACCAGATCATCAGTCTGGCGAGTTTCGCTGGGAGGATGGCAATCGTCTTTGTGACCTTGACGCCAATGTGCAATTTGGCACTTACCAGAACTGAAATACAAGAGAATAACGGTATTGAATTAGGActttctaattttattaaaagTTGCAAAGATAGAAAAGTTGCAGAGGAAAAGCAATGAAATGGAACtcagtaatatgaattgaagtgtcACTTCCAATCAGAATCAATCAACAAATTATGCAAGAAAACAAAACCCTGCCACTAACAAACaatctatataaaaaaaaacggGTCACAACGGACTAATGGGAAAATCAAGCAATCGTATTACAGTGACATGACATGGGAAGAAAAATCTATAGAGGACCTATTTCCAAGAGTTCTATTTCTATACAAAACAAAAGACAGTTTCAACCACGGTTCTATGAGCAAGGGAAAAGTTTCAACATAATTACACAAACAATATCATTAATCTATAGAAAGGAACAGCCAACTAATTTTTGAACATCTTGAATTTCAAATTGGTGAGGGCTGAGTTATGGGTGGCTATCAAATGAATGAGAGAGCTTGCCATGGAGAATGTTATTTTTCAGATGGTTTCAAACCTCAGGTTGATGGAATGAAGCACATGTGTTAGGATGCTACAAAAATTAGGGTCACGTCAAGGAGCGTATTGGATAAGGGTATATGGCAAGGAGATTCAATGTTaccttatatttttttcaattcatGGATAAACTTACTCAACCTGCTATGAGGTTGATGGAATGAAGCACATGTGCAAGAATGCTACAAAAATCAGGGCCACATCAAGGAGTGTATGGGGGTTACTTTCTTTTTCTCGTTACAACTCTCATTTGGAATTTCCTGGAAGGCAAGCCACCATTGCTGCTCATTACTTAACAAACGCGGCCATTGCAAATGTATGCACTCAATTTACAACGATACCCATATCTCTAAGTTAGCAACAAATTTATGGGTTTCTACTTTACCCGAATGTCATTGAGCTATAGGTGAAAACATTTATTAACATGTAATTGATAAGTTCAAATCCAAATAGTACTACCACCACCAATGTCGTCGACATGTGTAGTACTATTAGCACCATAAAAGAACAAAAATTCAAGTTTACGACATAACCGTAACGGACATTTtcccaaaacaaaaaaaaaaacattaaatacaTTAATTTCCCCACAAGGAATAATCTCTACCAGTGCAAAAATTTTAACTCATTCAACTTGTTGGTAAAGTCTAAACCGACAAATATAGACAAAGACTGACAACGatgtttattttttcaattttatttcttttggttGAATGCCATTATCATGAAACCTAATGGACGTTATCAGATCCCAACAGTTCTGCACCACATATTGTTACCAAACTATAAAATTGGAGCAAATGAGAAAAGTATATTCTATGGTATCCAAAATTTAAACCCTGAAAACTAACATAGTCATTACCTTTCTAATCTTTTGTTGATTACAGAAAATTACCTAGAGATATACAAAATTTTAGTGGAAAAGCAGGACTACATCAAGGAGTGTATGAGGGTTACTTTCTTTTTTTGTTACAACTCTCGTGTGGAATCAACTAGGAGGCAAGCCAACACTGCTCATTACCTAACAAAGGCAGCCAGTACTAAAGTTTGCACTCATTTTACAATGATATTCATATCTCTAACATATATTGATCCTCTGATATTTTACTGAAATGTATGagattttttaagtaaaaaaatataacaGCTCTCT
The window above is part of the Vicia villosa cultivar HV-30 ecotype Madison, WI unplaced genomic scaffold, Vvil1.0 ctg.001062F_1_1, whole genome shotgun sequence genome. Proteins encoded here:
- the LOC131633008 gene encoding ubiquitin carboxyl-terminal hydrolase 16-like produces the protein MRVTVDLGFYSLLFGILVCVVFPVIGLVVRYKWRRSEERAEEIKRLLILAAEESARAEREAAASYHYDDVNSNSNSYQYVAAKSYRNSAVSASYPDVAANSYRNGDVLVAKSSQCVVCFSPTTNRCARCKAVYYCSGKCQIAHWRQGHKDDCHPPSETRQTDDLVRDINKKVAEPDYRGINDEKSRIESTEVAKPYEKPPLLDIKHSPRTSCEGNDKARVDSLVEENIIDSNSELSCNSFSGFSASTGANESSDDSSVCESIISNDHERSEGHICTDRAFDISGNSSNGNCIGATIPLSPKFAHLVESARPAFGKEESKLASNDSSGLMVQKGGTTEPSKVSSGFWNCTLDLKGTKDDSFGDPLPSHSNVRKNMQNEGFASSENEDLDSSRRADASSIHNLHTVGSNVSNHVVINPRSSLRSTETKLVSRAEDEHLHYSSKSMNNVTHSNAANSSQTTNGSPNSKDGLKTSVVKVIDQFRGSDMTKHFPIDVGSDVAGKYSDKGLFPYDLFVKLYNWNRVDFQPFGLTNCGNSCFANAVLQCLVLTPPLTAYLLQGLHSKSCVNKKWCFTCEFESLILKSKDTKHPLSPIGILSQLQNIGSQLGNGREEDAHEFLRHVVETMQSICVMECGVDASDALKEQTNLVGLTFGGYLRSKIKCMKCGGKSERQERMMDLTVEIEGEIASLEEALRQFTSTETLDGENKYHCARCKSYEKAKKQMAVSEAPNVLTIALKRFRSGKYGKLNKPIRFPEILDLAPFMSGSSDLAIYRLYGVVVHLDTMNAAFSGHYVSYVKNFQNSWFKVDDSVVTPVELQTVLTKGAYILLYARCSPRAPRLIRDMIVSDSKVKVHGKTITTKHKHSSSHSDYAECMTNSVSPYDLPALETIYSKFHRMKSIMEEDSSSDSSSLLSNNSDECSCSTDSTSDSTGTDEFADYIFGNSGRGGGVTSSRGETDSHLYRRRPVSEGCVSHLHHNLSIEHRKLDTSRSSSSFRESDSFERAGSNHFSYVNSGVSYRKARERTD